Genomic DNA from Atribacteraceae bacterium:
CGTATACCGATATATTCAACCACTTGGAAACCTCCCTTTCCGAATGACCAAAGATATCCTTAAACCAACGCAGGGAGCCTCCCGCCGCCAAAGTAGTCCCGAAAACGATCCACCCGTCAGGAATGGCGTTACAAAAAAATTGCAGGGTTCCTCCCGGATTGAGCAGAAATGTGTCGGAAGGAATGGCCACTATCCCCGCCGTACCCAGCGTAATGCTCAGGACGTTTGGTTCTACCGCCCCTACGCCAATGTTTTGCACCACTGCATCGCCACCACCGGCAAAAACCGGCGTTCCGCCCTTTACTCCAATTCCTTCGGCCACTTCCTGGACCACGCTCCCGGTTTTTTCATGCGATTCAAAAGCCAGAGGAAACATGGACAGCGGGAGCTTTAATTCCTTGATTAGTTCGACCGCCCATTTTCTTTCTTTAACATCAAATAATCCCGTTCCCGAGGCATCCGTAACATCGGTAGCATAAACACCCGTAAGTTTGTACCTGATATAATCTTTGGGACATAAAAACCTGACCGCTTTTTCAAAGACCTGGGGTTCATTGTCCCAAACCCACAGAAGCTTGCCACCCGTATAGCCAGGCAACATCGCGTTGTTTACTATTTTTAGAAATTCACGCTCGCCACCTACTATTTCATGAATCTTGGTACAATAGGGAGCGCTCCTCTGGTCGTTCCACATAATGCAGGGTCGCAGGGTCCTTCCTTCCGCATCTAATAGAACCAGACCATGCATTTGCCCGGTCAAACCTATTCCCTCGACCAGGCGGCCCTTTTCTTTGGCCTTGCGGGTAACTTCCCGCAGGGTACCTTTTACCGCTTCCCACCATGCATCGGGATCCTGCTCCGACCATCCTGGCCGGAGGTTTTGTACGGGATATTCCCCTACCTCTGTAGCCAGTACTTCACCATGCTCATCGATCGCCAGGGTTTTACAACTCGAGGTGCCAATATCCACACCTATCACACAGGGTTTTTCGCTCATGCCATCACCTCGCAAGCCATGGCCATTACGCGATATTAAACTCTATTTTTATATGTTTCACTTCCTGATAAGAACTAATGCCTTCCGGTCCTAAATCGCTGCCAAAACCACTCTCTTTCCATCCCCCGTAGGGAGCATATATTGTGGCTACGTCCACATTGTTAAGGCCCACGTTCCCGCACTCCAACGCCAAGCAAAGTTGGCGGGCCCGGTCGAGATTGGAAGTATAAACATAGGCGGCCAGGCCATATCTGGTGTCATTTGCCCAGGTAATTGCCTGGGTCACGTTATCAAACGGCATAACGCCGACTACCGGACCAAAGGTTTCTTCTTTCA
This window encodes:
- the xylB gene encoding xylulokinase, giving the protein MSEKPCVIGVDIGTSSCKTLAIDEHGEVLATEVGEYPVQNLRPGWSEQDPDAWWEAVKGTLREVTRKAKEKGRLVEGIGLTGQMHGLVLLDAEGRTLRPCIMWNDQRSAPYCTKIHEIVGGEREFLKIVNNAMLPGYTGGKLLWVWDNEPQVFEKAVRFLCPKDYIRYKLTGVYATDVTDASGTGLFDVKERKWAVELIKELKLPLSMFPLAFESHEKTGSVVQEVAEGIGVKGGTPVFAGGGDAVVQNIGVGAVEPNVLSITLGTAGIVAIPSDTFLLNPGGTLQFFCNAIPDGWIVFGTTLAAGGSLRWFKDIFGHSEREVSKWLNISVYDVLSAEGNLSAPSARGILFLPYLIGERCPHSDPDARGVFVGLGLHHSRNDIVRSIFEGIVFSLRDVYRHMEELGFKISQIRISGGGARSELFRKLHADIFDSKVVTVRHGEEGGSYGAGILAGVGAGFWSSVKEAARFIRSESETQVTPENTPVYRDCFAIYRSLYDTLKATFKVLGRN